A genomic segment from Nymphalis io chromosome 15, ilAglIoxx1.1, whole genome shotgun sequence encodes:
- the LOC126773908 gene encoding orcokinin peptides-like isoform X2: MLRVAGAVALAVATLLACCSADLHQDQDMSVGEHRSGDYDTNGHKPRNLEPVSGGHLVREVRELRQFPYFMGRRFEYGSPYGGKRDPWPLASPIEYGYYGEGLPKRNFDEIDRSNLDNFVKKRNFDEIDQTSMPFPFKRFYHLYGPNNLDTPVSNFDKKRYRPDYPMDEIDLSQFPIGSKRAYDFPAAHPLR, encoded by the exons ATGTTGCGAGTAGCGGGTGCAGTCGCTTTGGCTGTGGCCACACTGCTGGCCTGTTGCAGTGCTGATCTTCATCAG gATCAAGATATGAGTGTAGGTGAACACCGCAGTGGAGACTACGATACCAATG gTCACAAGCCACGTAATTTGGAACCTGTCAGCGGTGGACATTTAGTTCGCGAAGTTAGGGAGCTACGCCAATTCCCTTATTTCATGGGTAGGAGGTTCGAATATGGAAG TCCTTATGGAGGTAAGCGCGATCCGTGGCCCCTTGCGTCTCCAATCGAGTACGGATATTACGGAGAGGGACTTCCCAAGCGCAATTTCGACGAGATTGACCG CTCGAACTTGGATAACTTCGTGAAGAAGCGCAACTTCGACGAAATCGACCAGACTTCAATGCCCTTCCCATTCAAGCGTTTCTATCATCTCTATGGACCTAACAATTTGGATACACCCGT ATCAAATTTCGACAAGAAGAGGTACAGACCAGACTACCCCATGGACGAGATCGACCTCTCTCAATTTCCCATCGGATCAAAACGTGCCTACGACTTCCCCGCCGCACACCCCCTACGATAA
- the LOC126773908 gene encoding uncharacterized protein LOC126773908 isoform X1, which translates to MLRVAGAVALAVATLLACCSADLHQDQDMSVGEHRSGDYDTNDFRQKEEMENFLRFLMQYENQYGDKKNNLGGIGGSTLLGRNINAYDSGSLGRVSGGLGGSTLLGRSLDFGTRHFNRIGGSTLLGRNVDYKMPYARFLDPLGGGNFVRNLDPIGGGNLVRNLDSIGGSNFVKKNLDQIGGPNLVKRTLDSLGGGNFVRNLDSIGGSNFVRHVDPLGGGNFV; encoded by the exons ATGTTGCGAGTAGCGGGTGCAGTCGCTTTGGCTGTGGCCACACTGCTGGCCTGTTGCAGTGCTGATCTTCATCAG gATCAAGATATGAGTGTAGGTGAACACCGCAGTGGAGACTACGATACCAATG ATTTTAGGCAAAAAGAAGAAATGGAAAACTTTTTGAGATTTCTAATGCAATATGAAAATCAATAtggagataaaaaaaacaatttgggTGGGATTGGAGGCAGTACTTTACTTGGGAGAAATATCAACGCTTACGATAGCGGTTCTCTAGGTAGGGTATCTGGTGGATTAGGTGGTTCTACACTTCTAGGAAGAAGCCTTGATTTTGGTACAAGACATTTCAATAGAATCGGAGGATCCACTCTTTTAGGGAGAAATGTAGACTACAAAATGCCATACGCTAGATTTCTCGATCCCCTTGGAGGTGGCAACTTCGTTCGCAATCTTGATCCTATTGGAGGAGGAAATTTAGTAAGGAACTTGGACTCTATCGGAGGTAGTAACTTTGTCAAGAAAAACCTTGATCAAATTGGTGGACCCAATCTAGTTAAAAGAACCTTAGATTCCTTGGGAGGCGGAAATTTCGTCCGAAACTTAGACTCAATCGGCGGAAGCAATTTTGTCCGACATGTAGACCCACTTGGAGGCGGAAACTTCGTTTAA